TGGTTTGGGAAAAAAATGAGGTGTTCTGCATTCCTAGCGACGTCTGCGCAGGATGAATCCCAGGCCTGCCAGCCCGATGAGTGCGGTGCTGCTAGGCTCCGGAATCGCCACGATCTGGAAACCGGCGATGCTGGCGCGTCGCGTCGGGTCACTAAGGCGCTCACTGCGGATAGTCACGGAATCTGCGGTGAGACCGGTGAAGACCAGGTAGTTGCCCGCGGTGCTCTCAGAGGCTTCCACATAGCTCCCGGTGAAGGAATCACCGAGCAGGAGCGGGGAAATCTTGGAACCGCCATTGGAGAGGATGGTCGCCCCGGCGTCTGCCTGCTGGTCCTGTACCCAGTAGTTGCCCAGCTGGACATCGGCACCACTGTTGGCGCTGTCGCTGGCCAAGTACACGATCAGGGTGTATCCCTGTGCTGCGTTGGCTATGTTGCTCAGCGTGATGTAGGGCTGGCCAGTGCCGCCGCCATCGTCCAGGTAGCGTTTGAAAAGTTTCTCATCCGCGGTGCCATTGGCGCCGTCGGTGAAGTAGTTGGTGTTGGCATCGTAGCGGACCTGCAGGCCTGCGCTGCTGTGGAGGTCTCCGACGACATTGCCGTCGCCATCCACGATGTCCTGGCCACTGTTGTTACCGGACCAGTCGGTGATCAGGTTGTTCCAGTTGTCGTCGCGGTAGGCGGCAGCGCCCACCTGGTCACTGGAGCCCAGCAGGTTGGTGTCATTGGTGAAGGTGAAGCTGATGGTGGCGGCTTCGGTGCCCGCGAGGGTGCCTGCCAGCAGGAGAGCCGAGAGGATTGGAGTGTTATTCATGGGAGTAGAGTTGAGTGTTTATACGAGTAAGGGAGCGGCCTAGGTCTGGCCATTTCAGGATGGAACCATCTATGACAATAAACCAAACTTCTAGAGCCCGCACCCAAAAAATGGCACTCGTCTAGCTAGAGCCGGAGATCAAAGTGAGGGATTTCACTGGTCCTTTTTATGGTTCGGTGCTTGCTGCTTCCTGGGGAACAGGCGCCAGATCAGCCAGCCGAGGCCGAACAATACCAAGCCCGGTAGCAAGAGTAATAGAAGCAGAAGAGCCCAGGCGGCCTCATCCGGAATGGCATCTGCCCAGGTGGCGAGGGTGTGAATCATCTCTTATGGCTGGAGTGGGGATTTATAGTCAAAGCGCTTGCGTAGGATGGACGCGTCTGAATCGACGGTTGAAGTGCTGCAGGGCGATTTTCCGTCATCATACGAATCCTGGAATACAGCGAGGCAATAGTCCTCATTCAGTCGGTAGGTCATGACGGAGGATGTGTGAATCCCTGAGGAGCTTTGGATGAAATCATAGTAGGCGGCCGGGAAGCCTGAGACTCCCCAATCTGTATGTACAGGAATTAGCTTTTCCGTGTAGTTCTCAGGTTTTGGGTACTTGGTCTGCGCGATCTTTTCCCTCAGCTCTTGTACTGCCTGCCCCGTAAGTTTGAGAGAGTTCGAAGGGTAGACGTATTGCGCCTCCTGTTTCGTGGCGCAGGAAGAAAAGGTGAGGGTGAATGATCCACACAGCAGAAGAAAAAGAAAGCGGGTGCTCCACGACATAGACGTCATTGAAGCACCCGCGAGCCGGCATAAAAGCTTATTTTTCAGGCGCTGCGCTCGCTGCCCGGCTGCTGCATGAGCTTCTTCAGCTCATCCAGATGTTTCTGGTAGATGCCGCGCGGGTTGGCCTGGTGCTTGATGCAGAGGGCGGCCGCCTTGCCCACGGTTTCACCCATCATGCCGGTGGTGCGCATTACGCGGACGGGGCCCAGCCCGTCCTTGGAGACGGAGATGTCCCGGCCAGCCATGAAGAGGTTCTCGATATTGCGGGAGTAGAGCGTGCGGTAGGGTGCCCAGTAGGGACCCTTGTAGCTGTATTCCTTGCCCGCGGTGGCTTTGGAAATGAATTCCTGGCCCTTCAGTTCGTCATCGAATTTTTCATGCGGCACGTGGAGGTCGATGTGCCAGGAGCAGGGGAAAGCGGGATCCTCCCATTGCTTGCCCTGGCGGAAGTCATCGGCGGTGAGGACCACGTCTCCCATCAGGCGGCGGGATTCGCGCTTGCCGGCGATGAAGGCAGCCCACTCCAGGCGGTGGTTCGGGTACATGCCGTCCACGTTTTTGAGGGTATCCCAGGCGCCGTACATGGCGCGGAAGTTGAGGTCGCGGATGATCTCGGTATCCTCCACCATGTCCTTGTCGAAGCCGCTTTCCCAGAACCAGCCGCCGAGATTGTTGAGCGGGTTGCTACCGCCCCATTGGCCACGGAAGTTCTTGCGGCCGGGGAAGGGCTTGTCACTGAGATCGATCGCCCAGGGGCAGCGCGGGAAGGGCTGTTCGGTCTTGCCTTCCTGGAAGTCGGCGGTGAGGGCGTCCTTGTCCTTGCACTCGCACTTCAGGACGTTTTCCTCCTTGGCCGCATCCATCGGGCGCCAGAGATTGGTCATGCCCATGTTATTGCCCACGGAGTATTCGTAGTCCGCACCCGCCTGGTAGCCGACCACGGCGTCGCCGGTGCAGTCGGCAAAGAGAGTGCCCTTCACCAGCTTACGCTCGCCCGTGAGCGTGCTCTGGATCACCACGGAGCTGATGCGCTCGCCCTTCTTCTGGGTGGATATGGCCCGGTAGTTGGTGAGCAGGGTGATGTTTGGCTCTTTGGTCACTACCCCCATCTTCTTCTCATCGTCAAAGAACTTGGCGTGCTTGCCATTCATCGAGCCGGTCTTGGGGAGGTCGGTGAGGATTTCCTTCACGATGTCCCCGATGTGTGTGTAAGGCTTTTGATTGATGTGACCCTCCGGCCAGACGCGTACCTCAGAGCTGGCATTGCCGCCGAGGACCGGGCGGTCCTGGATCAGGGCTACCTTGACTCCATGGCGCGCAGCGGAGATGGCAGCGCACACGCCGGCCAGGCCCGCACCTACGACAACGAATTCATACTCTCCTCCATCGGCTGGTGTGTCTGAAAGACCCAGCAGCTTACGGCGGAACTTCTCCAGCGCCTTCACATCATTGGTCGGCGTGAAGCTGGTGTCCTTGCAGAAGAGGATAGCCTCGCAGCGGCCTTCGAATCCTGTCAGGTCGTGCAGGGAGACGGTGGTGTCTTTGTCGGAAATGTCTACGGTGCCGCCATCGTGCCAGTGCCACTCGGCATTCTTGGTACCAAAGGTTTCTTTCACAGGCTTTCCGTCCAGCAAGACCTGGAACTTGCCCGGTGCGCCCGGTGCCTTCCACGGCGCTACCCAGTCGCGGGTGCGCACCCAGATCCGGTATTTGCCTGTACTCGGGAAGGTGGCTTTGGTGGTGGCGTCATTGACGGGACGGCCCAGACCATGAGCCAGCAGATAGGGCGATCCCATCTGGTCCATGGACTGCTGGTCCAGCTCCCAACCGCCGTGATCGGTGAAACCTTCTGCTTCGAGGAAGACAAAGGAACCGTCCGATGGAGTATTTTTCCCGAAGGCACGGCTGGAGGCGAGCAGGCCGAGAGCGGTGGCTCCCGCGTGCCCGAGAAACTGGCGTCTGGAATAGTGAGATGTTTGCATGGTGTTCATGGTACTTACGGTCCAAGTGTCCTGACTGCAGGAAAGTAACACAGGAATCTTCCGGAAAAGGCACAAAAAAGCCACCGCCCCAGGCGGTGGCTTGCACACAATGAATGAAAAGATTTTGCTGGCTAGCGGCGGCGTCTGAGGATCAGGCCAAGACCTGCCAGACCGAGCAGGGCGCTGGAACTCGGCTCAGGAACGGCGGTGGCATCGATCACCACGGAGCCCAGGCCATCTCCTTGAACCGCGCCGTCATCACTACGAATGAAGCCGTTGTTTGTCACCGTGGCGAGGTCAGAGGAGGCGCGGAACATGACCGTGCTGTCGCCATTGTCGTAGATGGTTTGCAGGTAGTTCGTGAATTCAGGGCTCGAGGTGAAGACGAAGCTTCCTTCGGCGTCAGTATTGGAAATTGTCAGGGTCGCAAGAATGGTGCCTAGAGTGCCGCCAGACGTGGTATCACTGCCGCTTCCGGTAGGGTTGTTCCAGGTGGCGGTCGCGGCGTCGAAGTCGAAGTCGTAGGCGCGCAGCTCGATGGTGGTGGTAGAGTCGATGCCTGAATATTTCATGGCATCACCCAGGTCGAAGGAGACGCTGTTGATTGTCGCGCCGCTGGCTCCATAGGTGCTGTAGAGATCGCTCAGGTCAAAGCGGTAGAGGGTGACGAACTCACCGGTGGCGCCCTGGCCGCCGATTAGGTTGCGATGGCTGCCTTCTTGGCTTGTCGTCGCAGCGGACTCGCGCAGCATGACGTCATCCGCCGCAGTGTGGCTGATGGTGATCGCGGCTTGGGTGCTGAGTGTACTGGTGAGTAGCGCTATTGTGTATAGTGTAGAGTGTGTGTTCATGGTTTAGAGTTTTTGAGATAGCAGGGCATAGAAGCGTGCACCTGTGCTGGTGGGGTGTCTCCTTCTCGGAGAAGTAACACACAAAGTTAAAATAAATGTGATATCGTGACGTATCCATGACACTCATGGACAAGGAGTATGGACGCGCAGCAGGAACAGCAGTGGATCGAGCAAAGCCGCCGGGGAGACCTGCAGGCTTTCGAGGGGCTTGTGCGCCTGCATCAATCCTGGCTGAGGGGGTGGCTGCGCGGTCAACTAAGCGACTGGAGCGCTGCCGATGACTTGGCCCAGGATACATTCGTGACAGCCTTCCGGCAGATCAGGCAGTTTCGCGGTGAAGGTTCGTTCCCGGCCTGGCTGAGAGGTATCGCTCATAATCACCTGCGGAATTTCATCCGTAAGAAACGGGAGCTGCTGATGGACGGGGAGACTGATCTGGAAGTCCTGCTGCATGAGGTAAATGAGGAGGAAACGGAGCACGTGGCGCTGGATGCCCTGAAGGATTGCCTGGATAAGGTGGAGGGAGGTGCGAAGAATTTATTAGAGTTGCGCTACGTGCACGGACACACCGTGCGGGAAATTTCCGCGACCACAGGGAAGGGCTATTCGGCCCTGACCATGAAATTACACCGCTTGCGCGATAGTCTGCGCGAATGTGTCGAAAGTCAGTTAGAAGGAGGCAAGGCATGATGTCTAAGGAAGAAATGAACAAGTTGCTCGCACTTTATCTGGAGGGTGTAGCTACGGAGGAGGAAGAGAGAGAGCTGTTAGCTTGTCTGCAGCAGCACCCGGAATGGCAGCAGGAGGCACGGCGTCAGATGGCTGTACATGGCCAGCTCAGTGTCCTGATGCAGGATGAGCTCAGTGAGGAAAAATTTGTGGGAGGCATCATGCAGGCTGTGGAGAAAGAGGATGTAGATCAGTTCACGGAAGAGGTGCGCCAGAAAATCCAGCGTGGTCAGTGGCTGAGGCGTGCACTCGCCGTTGCGGCAGTCATTGCGATTTCCCTGACCGCACTCGTGCTGCTGCAGCCTGAGAGTGTCACTCAGTCAGGTGGATCTAACATGGCCAGCGTTGTTCGAGCTGATGGAGTAGAGTGGGCTGGCAGTCAGATCGAGAGCGGGGCTGTCCTTGGCGAGGGGGGAACCGTCAAAATTTCCAAAGGTTTGCTAGAAATGGATCTCGCTGGGCAAGGCCGTCTGATCGTGGAAGGTCCGGCGCATCTGGAATTCCCAGAGGATGGCAAGGCGGTGCTGCACCATGGCCGTGTGGTGATGCGTGCCACCAAGCAGGGCATCGGCTACCGGATAGAAACTCCGCTGGGTAGCGTGGTGGATCTGGGGACGGAATTTGGTGTTTCCGTGGAGGAAAATGGTGTGGTGGAGACGCACGTGATCGATGGCTCCGTGGAAGCCTTTGCCAAGGGAGGCAAGGGCGGGGTGAAGCTTTTAAAGAATGACGCCATGCGCTTCGGCCAGGATGGTGGCGAGAAGATCCAGGCGGACCTAGGGAACTTCTACACGGAGATGCCGCCATCTCACAACGGAGGTGCTGGCTACATCCATTGGTCCTTTGATGAAGGGGAGGGAATCACCGCTCACTCCAAAGGTAAGCTGGCCAAGGAAGCTCCTGGTCAGGGAGGGATGACGCTCAAGGTGGAGGACGAGGGCAGCCTGCCACAGTGGAGCGAAGGCGTCTCTAGTTCGGCACTTAGCTTCGATGGCAAGGGAGCCTACGGGGAGAGCTCCTACCGTGGTATCGGCGGAGGCAAACCAAGGTCGGTTTGTTTCTGGGTGAAGGTGCCTAAAGATCTGAAAATCAGCGAGGGCTACGGTCTTGTTTCCTGGGGCATTCATAATGTGGAAGGCAAAGCCTGGCAGATCGCCGTCAATCCTCAGCCCGAGCAAGGCCCGGTGGGTAGGCTGCGCCTCGGCCTCTTCGGTGGTCAGGTGGTAGGCTCTACCGATTTACGTGATGGTCAGTGGCACCATGTGGCGGTGGTACTCTACGGTGGCACCCGCCCAGACGTGGGCACCCATGTCTTGCTCTATCTCGATGGTAAACAGGAAAAAGTCTCCCGCCGCGCCCTGCAGGAAGTCCTCACCGATGTGGATAGCCCGGATCACGGACTCTGGGTGGGCCGTAACATGGCCTACTTCGGCAATGGCCAAGGCATGACCGGGCACCGCTTCTTCCGCGGCTCGCTCGATGAGCTCTACATCTTCGACTACGCCCTCAGCGCCGCAGAGGTGCAGGCGCTGATGAAGGAGAGGCAATAGATCACTGGGTAGGTGGGCAGCTGATAGAGCTGTCTTGAAGCTGGACACCCCGGTGTTTTTTGCGAAGGATGGCTCGCGTGTGCATCGGCCGTTTTGGTGAGAGACGTCTATGCTGCTCACAAAAACAAGAAATCTAACAGTCTAGTGATGTTTGCCAAATATTTCATGACCGCCGCCCTGCTGGGTCTCAGTGTCTGTGCCCAGGCTCAAGCCGAGGAAAAATACGTGCTCTATAAAAAAGGATCCTCACTCCCAGTGGGTACAAAGATAGTGACTAAGACGCGGGTGAATACTGAGAATATGAAGATGAAGTTAGCAGATAAAATAGATAACGGAGGCTCGATACTTACTCAGGATTTGAGTGAGGCTTTGCAGCTGGGTAAAGATCGAATTCAGTTAGAAGTCAAGGAGAGCGCGACTGTTACAAAAATGAAAATTGGAGGAAAGGTACTTCCTGAGCAGAAGAAACAAGGTGAGCTTTTAAAGATCAAGCTTTTGGGTGTCAGGAAAGATGGGAAATGGGATTTTAAACCGGCTAATGCTTCCCTGCAGTTATCTCCAAAACAGCAACAACAATTAGGAAACGTTAGTTTTGGGTTTGTGTTGAATGATTGTTATAGTGAAGTCCCGAGGTCTGTGGGTGAGACTTGGGATGATGGCCATGGGTATTTGAAATTGCTCACAGGTGTTGATCAGGGTCTGCAAGGTGAAAACAAGGTGACCTTTGATGAAGTTGTTGACTATCAGGGGCAGCAGTGTGCCGTTCTCACTAGGAAGTTTCATGTCACCGTACGTCTGGATCAAGGCTACAGCATGAAGATGACAGGTGAGGAAACGACCATTCGCTCCCTGAGCCAGTTCTTCGATTTGTAAAAGGAGATGACGCTTCTGATGGAAAATAAATCTGAGGATGAAGCAGATGGGATACATATAATCATACCGGCAACGCGAACGCTTGAGCACACCATCACCTTGCCCAAAGAAGGCGAATAAAAAAATCTCAGAAAAAATCCTCCCTTTAGACAAGCCCCCGTACAGGCGGCGCTGAATCTATAGGTCAGGTTAACCCTCCAGTTTTCATTGAGGGTACTGGGGCCGTCTGGGGTGGGTTTTCCGGGCGGTCCCGCTTTTTTTAGCGCTTTGAGGGCTAGGGGTGATACGGGGCTCCCCAGTGAGCGACTAAGTGGGGTATTAAAGGGACAGCTGTTTGTGTGCTGCAATAAGTTGACAATGAGTCAGTCGTGATGATATACCAACAGGGTGTCTTTTTGTTTGAATGCCCCCTCGAAGTTCTCAATAAGCCGATTGGGAAAGCCGTGTCTGATAGGAATGCTTGGATGGCTCCTGCCTCAAGTAGGTCTCTCTGATGAGAGTGAAAACCGTGCCAAGTGGTTGCGCTATCCAGCCGTGTCGCCAGATGGTGCGAACATCGCATTTTGTTATCGAGGTCAGATATGGCTGGTTCCTGCGGCAGGAGGTTATGCGACTCCCTTGACCAGTGGACTGTTCTACAGTTCGCACCCGGTTTGGTCACCCGATGGCAAGCGGGTAGCTTTCGCAGCCAAGCGGCATGGGAATTTTGATGTCTTTGTGGTCCCGGTTGATGGTGGCCAGTCCGTAAGGTTGACCTGGCATAGTGCGGATGATGTGCCGGTAAGTTTCTCGGTGGACGGGGCACAGGTGCAGTATCTATCACCACGCTTAGGCGAGGTGAAGGCGACTGCGCATGATTCCTTGCGGGGGCTGAGTCCGGTGGTGAAGCAAGTCTATGGTGTACCTGTGAGTGGGGGGCGGCCACGCATTATTTCCCCGGTACCTATGCTTAATCTGGCCTGGAACCAGGCCGGGGACAAACTGCTCTATGAGAATGAGCCGTGCACCCTGGAGAACATGTGGCGGAAGCACCAGGACTCATCAGCGGCCAGAGATATTTGTCTGTTTGATCCAGCGAGTGGAACCTATGAGCAACTGACGCAGTGGAAGGGAGATGATAGAGATCCCCAGTGGAGTGCAGATGGGAAGTCCATGTTCTGGCTGAGTGAGCGTAGCGGCTCTCTGAATATCTGGAGCAGAGAGCTTCAGGGGGGGGAGCCTGTGCAGGTGAGCCGCCACCAGAAATGGCCGGTACGATTTCTCTCTTCGGCGAGCGACGGGACTTTGGTGTATGCCTGGAATGGTGAAATCTGGCGCATCCCTGCTGGCTCTCAAGAAGGCGAGGTAGTGCCCGTGTTCATCCGTCAGTCAAGTTTGGTGGACGGGGTGAGCGTGAAGGATGTCACGCCGGAGGTGAATGAATTTGTGATTTCCAAGGATGGCTCCCAGGCTGCTTTGGTCGCGCATGGCGAGGTGTTTGTCCTCTCTATGAAAGGGGATGGTGTGCGCCGTATCACGAATACGCCGCAGATGGAGCGCATGGTCGACTTTGCGCCCGATGGCCGGGGACTGGCCTATGCTTCAGAGCGCGGAGGTGATTGGGATATTATCGAGGCCAGCTTGACCCAAGAGGGGGATGCCAGCTTTGCAGGTGCTGCTCCATATGAGGAAAAGGTACTCATTGGAGGCGGTGGAGACAGCTATGCGCCTGAGTACTCGCCTCAAGGGGACAAGCTAGCTTATCTAGAGTCCAGAACGGAGCTCAGGGTGTTTGATAAAAAGTCTGGAAACTCGGCGGTGGCACAGAGTGGAGACAAGACCTATTCCTACAATGATGGAGATGTGCTCTTCAAATGGGCCCCAGATGGCCGATGGCTGATTACTCAGACAGGCTTTGGCGATGAGGTGAGTCTCGTTAGTGCCGAGAGTGGAAAAGAGTCTGTTAATCTGAGTAACAACGGTTTTGCTGACGGCAACCCGAAGATGAGTGCTGATGGGAAGATAGCCCTTTGGGTGAGTGACCGTGAGGGCTTGAAGTCAGTCACTTTCGGTGGCGCCCAGCAGGATATTTATGCCGCCTTCCTGACGAAGAAGAGCTTGGACCTTTATAAACAAGGAATTGAGGAAGATCAGAAAAAGCCATCGGAGGTGAGCTCCCAGCAAGAGGCGGTCTTGCCAGAAGTGGATGGACTCTCTACGCGGACCATCCGTCTGACTCCCTTTTCCAGTGAGATCGCTTTCTACCAGCTTACGCCGAATAATAAGCACCTGATTGTCGTGGCGAACCAGCCTAACGGGATGGCGGTTTGCTATGTGATCGATGCTCGTACTCTGGCTATGAGAACCTTGTTCAGTGGGCCAGTCTTGCCGGGAGGAGCCTATGCTACGGATGGCGAAGTCAAGGGAGTCTATGTCTGTAGTGGAGGTGCCGTACATCGCTATGATGTAACAAGCGGGGCCAAGCAATCCGTGCCTTACAGGCTGGAGATGATGCGTGACGCCCGCGCAGAAGTCGCAGGTTTGTTTGAGCATTGCTGGCGCATTACCGAGCAGACCTTTTACCAGAAGGAAATGCATGGAGTAAACTGGAAGGAGGTCGGCGATCACTATCGTCAGTTCCTTCCTCATCTCATCCACTGGGAAGATGTCGCTGTTTTGTTAGATGAAATGGTGGGGGAGCTGAATGCCTCGCACCAGGCGGCCAGATTCCATGCGCCTGCCACGGATATGGATGCCACTGGCTCACTTGGAGTATACTGGGACTACAGTCATGAGGGTGAGGGGATGAAGGTGGCTCATGTTTTAGCCAATGGCCCATCTGATAGGTCTGATGAAGCGATCAAGAAGGGGACCATCATTCTGGAGGTGGATGGTCACCAGCTCGGGAAAGATGAGTCTATCGACAAGCTGTTGAATGGCACTGTAGGTAAAGAGCTGTTAGTCAGAGTGCGCTCAGCATCAGGAGAGAAGAACCTGAAGATGCGTCCGGTGTCACTTGATGTAGAAAACGTGCTCGCCTATGAGAGGTGGGTTTTGGAGAGGCGGGGCATGGTCGACAAATTATCAGGTGGCCGTCTTGGCTATCTGCACCTCAATTTGATGGCTCCGGTCGCTTACAAACGCGCCTACGGTGAGCTGTTTGGCCCGTGTAAAGACAAGGAGGCGGTAATCATTGATGTACGCTCAAATGGGGGAGGAAATCTCCATGACCAGTTGATCACCTTGCTCTCCGGGGAGCATGATAGTTCACTGATCAGCAGGGAGGGAGTCGAAATCGCACGTAACCCCATTGGGCGCTGGACCAAGCCCAGCTGCGTGATGGTGAACGCGAACTCTTACTCAGATGGTACAGTCTTCCCGGTTCTCTATCAGCGTAAGAAGATTGGTCCATTGGTGGGAGAGCGTGTGCCTGGTACGGGCACGGCTGTGGTACGTGACCCGATGATCAACGGATACATGGACTACGGAATTCCAGAGCTTGGGTTCAGGCTAACCGATGGAACATTCTTTGAAAACATGGAGATTGTCCCAGAGGTTTTGGTTCAAAACGACCCCAAGTCGATCATCGAGGGCAAAGACCTTCAGCTGGAAGCGGCCGTGAACACTTTGCTGGAAAAGTTAAAAGAAGCTGGGGCGTCGGCCTCAGAATAGAAACGGCTACTCTGGAGGGTGTGCGTTGCCCTCAAATGTAAAAATCTAACCCCCAAACAAACATGAAAAAAACAATAATCCAAATAATGTCCCTAGCCGGGCTCTTCGCCTTGTCTAGCTGCGAAGTCCAAGAGGGAGCTTATGACAGTCACTCAAACCACAGTGGCCACCATGGTGGTAGTCATCATGATGGCGACCGTAACCATAATAGCCAGACCAGAGTGCCGCGTATTACCGAGCTGAGTAACGGAAATTTCCTGGCGACTTTCGAAGGCGGCGGATCGGCATCCTTCAATAAAGATGGACGGATGATGGCTCAGAATGGCATCAGCCGAAAAGAGGAAGACCTGACTCAGTCTCTGATCAACCTCCGGGTAAGAAATAGAGACCGTTAGGCAGATCAGTACCATTCATTGAGAGTAGTGGAACCGTCAGGAGATCTATCCGGCGGATTCGCTCCTTGTGTGGAGACAAAAAAAGCCGGGCTGGAGTAGCCCGGCTTTTTAAATGTGGTGTGAGAAGGGGATCAGGCGTTGAGGAGGTTCTCGCCGCGGTTTTCCTTCTGGTGGATGGTGACTGGCCATCCTGGGAACTGGTTCTCCTTCTTGCCGTCGGTGGCATCACAGAGGAAGCGGAAGCAGTCCATGGTGTAGGTCTTCTTCTCGGTGTCGATGGTGATCATGCCGAAACCGCTGGCCTTGTTGTGGGCTAGCTCGTAGCGGGTCTTGGCCCCTTCGCGCGGGTTTTTGACCGGGTTGCCGATGGCGTAGACGTAGACCTTGTTGCCGAAGCCGTCGAGGAACTCGCCGGTGTTCGCGTTGTTGTGGTCCGGGCGGTTCTCGTGCTCCATGCCCAGCTCATCAGGCAGCCACCAGCGTGGGTAGCCGGCGGAGATGGCCGGAGTGCAGAAGGACCAGTTAGAGTCACGCTGCTTGTCCACGCCGTACTGGGACAGGGAGGTGAGGTGCTGGTCTCCATTGATGTGCAGCGCCATGGACGGGCGCATCAGATCGATGGCCTTGTTGCGCGCTGTCTGTGGCCAGCCGCCGGAGTCCAGGTCGCCCTTGAGGTAGCCTTTCGGGCTGCCGTGGTGGGTGGCGACGCCGGCAAAGACGGTCTGGGAAAGGAAGACCTTCATGCTGTGGGCGCGCCAGTCCTTGGCCCATTCCTCGACGTATTTTTCCTGGCGCTCGCCGAGCATCTGCAGGCCTGGCTTGTCCAGTTTGCTGGTATCGAAATCCTTGTCCGCCACGTGGTCGTAGCGGGAGCCTTCGGTATTCACGTGCTCTGGTCCGCTCTTCCACTGGCGGTCGGCGATGATGGCGAAGTTGACGCCGCCGTAGACCATGTCTCCGTAGTAGACGGAGATGTCCTGCTTGCAGGGCTTCGGTGAGGCGTAGTCCGGGTGGTGGGAGCAGTTGGTCAGATGCACGGCATTGACCATGCGGGCTGGCTGGCGGTAGCCGCCTCGGCTTGGACCCTTGGCATTCGGGTTGAATGGCGCTCCGCCTTCACCCCAGATGTTGCCGTGGAAGACATCGTGGTCATCCGGCAGGCAGACGGTGGGTGAGTGGCGCATCGGCTCACGGAAGGACCAGCCGAACTGGTAGAACTTGCGCAGGTAGTTGTGAATGGCCGGGATGGCTGGCGTGCGGATGATGCCGAAGCCGCCGTGGTTCTCATAAAGCTGGTCGCCGGAGAAGTAGAGCAGGTCCAGATCCAGCTTGGAGAGGTTCTCTGCCACCGGGGC
The sequence above is drawn from the Rubritalea squalenifaciens DSM 18772 genome and encodes:
- a CDS encoding alkaline phosphatase D family protein, which encodes MNRRHFLTLLTACYSAPYLKGAEALTKRIRLDHWDRSHDRLFLGGQFWTNPMEDWLIQDGWASCQTSGANRNIHSLLYQLSDTSKPFTISTEVSRPESLKKDDGAGFRFGIRADIDDHRARCFSYHGETAGLKGKTLFIGKKETTLEGKIPAHYELTLTGKPSGDKVELTLTVSNPDDGASLGSVSATVAAKQVAGNFSVVSQFTGNKGRPANAGYQFRNWQISGEAFSHHPERQFGPIMWSMYTLSDNRSDDGYVMKITALLAPMGEKDNQKVELEVQKDGAWKKLGSAELNTDAWTATFRVPKWDEKTKTPFRLIYREQHTDSTETAHEWTGTIRSNPTGPLRMGALTCQNDYGFPYAPVAENLSKLDLDLLYFSGDQLYENHGGFGIIRTPAIPAIHNYLRKFYQFGWSFREPMRHSPTVCLPDDHDVFHGNIWGEGGAPFNPNAKGPSRGGYRQPARMVNAVHLTNCSHHPDYASPKPCKQDISVYYGDMVYGGVNFAIIADRQWKSGPEHVNTEGSRYDHVADKDFDTSKLDKPGLQMLGERQEKYVEEWAKDWRAHSMKVFLSQTVFAGVATHHGSPKGYLKGDLDSGGWPQTARNKAIDLMRPSMALHINGDQHLTSLSQYGVDKQRDSNWSFCTPAISAGYPRWWLPDELGMEHENRPDHNNANTGEFLDGFGNKVYVYAIGNPVKNPREGAKTRYELAHNKASGFGMITIDTEKKTYTMDCFRFLCDATDGKKENQFPGWPVTIHQKENRGENLLNA
- a CDS encoding S41 family peptidase, with the translated sequence MLGWLLPQVGLSDESENRAKWLRYPAVSPDGANIAFCYRGQIWLVPAAGGYATPLTSGLFYSSHPVWSPDGKRVAFAAKRHGNFDVFVVPVDGGQSVRLTWHSADDVPVSFSVDGAQVQYLSPRLGEVKATAHDSLRGLSPVVKQVYGVPVSGGRPRIISPVPMLNLAWNQAGDKLLYENEPCTLENMWRKHQDSSAARDICLFDPASGTYEQLTQWKGDDRDPQWSADGKSMFWLSERSGSLNIWSRELQGGEPVQVSRHQKWPVRFLSSASDGTLVYAWNGEIWRIPAGSQEGEVVPVFIRQSSLVDGVSVKDVTPEVNEFVISKDGSQAALVAHGEVFVLSMKGDGVRRITNTPQMERMVDFAPDGRGLAYASERGGDWDIIEASLTQEGDASFAGAAPYEEKVLIGGGGDSYAPEYSPQGDKLAYLESRTELRVFDKKSGNSAVAQSGDKTYSYNDGDVLFKWAPDGRWLITQTGFGDEVSLVSAESGKESVNLSNNGFADGNPKMSADGKIALWVSDREGLKSVTFGGAQQDIYAAFLTKKSLDLYKQGIEEDQKKPSEVSSQQEAVLPEVDGLSTRTIRLTPFSSEIAFYQLTPNNKHLIVVANQPNGMAVCYVIDARTLAMRTLFSGPVLPGGAYATDGEVKGVYVCSGGAVHRYDVTSGAKQSVPYRLEMMRDARAEVAGLFEHCWRITEQTFYQKEMHGVNWKEVGDHYRQFLPHLIHWEDVAVLLDEMVGELNASHQAARFHAPATDMDATGSLGVYWDYSHEGEGMKVAHVLANGPSDRSDEAIKKGTIILEVDGHQLGKDESIDKLLNGTVGKELLVRVRSASGEKNLKMRPVSLDVENVLAYERWVLERRGMVDKLSGGRLGYLHLNLMAPVAYKRAYGELFGPCKDKEAVIIDVRSNGGGNLHDQLITLLSGEHDSSLISREGVEIARNPIGRWTKPSCVMVNANSYSDGTVFPVLYQRKKIGPLVGERVPGTGTAVVRDPMINGYMDYGIPELGFRLTDGTFFENMEIVPEVLVQNDPKSIIEGKDLQLEAAVNTLLEKLKEAGASASE